taccaccaataaatgaagggtacaattgataaaatataattaatgttcTTTTGAAATCGTGAAAATGACaaataaataggaaaaaaaatcaaaatagtaGAAGTTATATAGGAACAGGGGAGTAACTTATTAAGTAGGttattaacataaaaaaaataaaaaaataaagttaattttaatttaatgtaaaattattatattgTATATTTTGTAACCAAGAAGGATAATGGAAGGAAAAGGGAACAAAACCTCTAACCTTTTGCAACAAAGAAGCCAACCCTGCATCAATGAATGGTAATCGGGAGTCGGGACAACAGCTCCAACGGACACATATGTATCATATGTGAATTATAATAGTATTCTCAATCCTGGTTTCCCTAATTACGAGGTTCTTTGTTTTAAAAGATTAAGAGATTAATATTCATTAAACGCTTAAGCGATTAATATTCCTTCTATAaaattatcttttaattttctaaGGTTTAGATGGGAAAAAAAACATGAGAAACAATTATTTCAAATTCCCAAGACAATCACACGCACTCTCTTGGGGCAAATCCGACCCGAGATCCAGCCAAGTCATACGCGATGCGGATCCCTTGTTGTTGGATGTTACCGATTATGGAAAATGGACCACCCCATTGAGCGAATGCGAAGCATGAAGGTCCGGTCTTGTTGGTTTTCAACGTAGCAAGAACGTTCTTCGCCGGCAAGGACACGTCAACATCCCGAAAATGGAGCACCACAGTGGGAACCTTTGCCTCTCTGAGCCCTGATAGGTCATAACAAGTATCGAACGACTCGGTCTCGGGCCCTCGCTTCAAATGCGCAGCCGCAACCCGAAAAGCGTTTCTGAAAGCCAAGTAAGCCGGTTTAATGAGTTGTGTCACGGTTGTGCCTGAATCGATGATGACGCCTCCATTACCATATTGGTCAAACCGGAAGAGGGAAGGTGAAATACCGCGAACCGGGATGCCATCCACACTGATGCCAAGGAGCTCAACGTAATAGAATCCATTAAGACGAGGGTTCGGGTTCTTGAGCAAAGGAGTGAATCGCGCGGTTCGTGGGATAGCCGAATCGCCAAAAATGATGGAAGATGGTTTTTGGGAATGGGATCGGTCCACTAAACAATATGAGAATTTTTTGTTAAACCGAGTTCCGACTTGACCTAGAAATGACAGGCTCCCACCACCAATACCCATTAAACCGGCGGTTCCACCAAAATCACCCTCATTATCATGGCCGCAGCCGAATGTTATACGTTGTAGGCGGGTTTTTCCAACCGTCAGCGTTTCAGTGGAAAGATCGCCGGATGTGCCGGAACCATCGCCGTAGGTGACTTGGTATTGGCATTGATTTTTCTGGTTGCATCCCGGCTGGTCTTGTAGTTGGCAAAGGGAGGAGTTGCACGAGATTTCGTCGAAGGAGGTGGATTTTTCCGGGTCAAAAATCTCGTCTGTCTGATTGTAGCAAATCTTGCAAGGCTTGCACTGGAGCCAAATGACGTCGCTTCCAGTGTCAAGAAATAGATTCACGTACCTTGGGGGAGTGCCAATGCCAATGCGTGTGTAGTACGCGCCGGTTCCATGTGGGAAACCCGAGATAATTGGGCTTCTGAAACCCTTCCTGGATCTAGGAAATCTTAGTTGGGTCTTATTGGATTCTTCTCCTGCAGCTTTGGAAGTGAAGGCTTTGACCCTGGCAGCGTCTCTTTGAAGCATGAGGTAGAAGAGCTCCTCTGAGGTTTTGTTAAAGAAGAGAACGTCTACATGGTGGAGGGGAAGAGTTAGGGTGTTGGAGGATTCCGGGTCGAACTCTAAGGGTTCGGATTCAGGCCATATGAGTGAGGGAAATGAGTCTGATGAAGCAGTAAAGACAGTGAGGAATATAACTAATAGGAAAAAGAGAAAGGAGTTTTGaactttctcttccattttactagaaactaagaagaatgaGATAATTATTCATAGAGGTGAGCAAGGATATATAGTGGACTCAAGTTCTGAATTGGTGACCACATCCATGTCTCCTATatagaaataatataaataccaTTAGTACATACGCatctaatttaattttatatttcatcatatttttactcattttctttttatttcttttttctttttttagctACCACATCATACATCATatcatttatttctttcttaTCTTCTTATACCTTATAGGGTGTGAGCTGGATGTTGGTGTCAAAACATCTTTATCCATTGTTTTAACTTATTTTTGACTCACCTATCATCTTTCATCTTGACTAACCATCACTATTCCTCATTTACTTACATTTATTATGAGAGGTATTAATGTGAGTGTTACCTAACTTACTTTAAGAGGTTATTTAACCTCATATCAATAGACCGATagaattatttttaaatgaaataaattaaaaataatcacATGGTCCACCTAGGATAATATGCTAAATAGCCTTATTGGTTAAGTTATAAAAACTCCATTAATATGAGTTAGTGGTGAAAatttgagaaaataaaataaatcttatagataaatatttgattggtaaaaaaataaagtttgatTGCTTTGTTTTCAAgttttttctataaaaaaaggTTACTTAAAGAGTTTTCCCaggtatcaaaaaaaaaaattctaaagaaattttttctaatatacatacatatatatatatatatatactaaaaatattatatttattcgTATTGATAAGACAGACTTAATTACAAATAATGGCTATAGAAACTATTAttacaatattaattaaataacttTTCAGTTAACAACTTTAttgttattataaaatataataattatttaaaaacgGTCCAACTAATAatcataatattaaataattactatattagttaaaaattaaacatattcaatatttttaaataaatagtaaTGATATTTAAGAACCgtccaaataataataataatattaaataataatcatattagttaaaaatttaaacatatttaatattttttaagtcatatttaatatttttaaataaatagtaaTGATATATGccataaaaatattaatttaaatattaattatctaAGAACCGTCCAAGTAATAATCATAATATTAGATACTTATTATGTTagttaaaaaattaaacatatttaatatttttaaataaatagtaaTGATATATGCtagataaaatattaatttaattaaaatttaatttaaaaacattTAATAATGAATTTAAAATACTTATATAAATTGCAaatattaaacttttttttagaaaataaaaacgtATATTAGATAAAAAGATAGGtccccactagggtggaccacttatattttggtccaccggt
This portion of the Lotus japonicus ecotype B-129 chromosome 3, LjGifu_v1.2 genome encodes:
- the LOC130746273 gene encoding aspartyl protease family protein 2-like; amino-acid sequence: MEEKVQNSFLFFLLVIFLTVFTASSDSFPSLIWPESEPLEFDPESSNTLTLPLHHVDVLFFNKTSEELFYLMLQRDAARVKAFTSKAAGEESNKTQLRFPRSRKGFRSPIISGFPHGTGAYYTRIGIGTPPRYVNLFLDTGSDVIWLQCKPCKICYNQTDEIFDPEKSTSFDEISCNSSLCQLQDQPGCNQKNQCQYQVTYGDGSGTSGDLSTETLTVGKTRLQRITFGCGHDNEGDFGGTAGLMGIGGGSLSFLGQVGTRFNKKFSYCLVDRSHSQKPSSIIFGDSAIPRTARFTPLLKNPNPRLNGFYYVELLGISVDGIPVRGISPSLFRFDQYGNGGVIIDSGTTVTQLIKPAYLAFRNAFRVAAAHLKRGPETESFDTCYDLSGLREAKVPTVVLHFRDVDVSLPAKNVLATLKTNKTGPSCFAFAQWGGPFSIIGNIQQQGIRIAYDLAGSRVGFAPRECV